The Chaetodon auriga isolate fChaAug3 chromosome 3, fChaAug3.hap1, whole genome shotgun sequence genome has a window encoding:
- the tmem259 gene encoding membralin isoform X1 has product MSENQANNNVPLNNNNNNNMGPNRIRNPNMNQNPLINVRDRLFHALFFKMAVTYARLFPPSFRRVFEFFVLLKALFVLFILAYIHIAFSRSPINCLEVVRERWPRDGILRVEIQRNSSRASVFLQYYDSAGLQEELEVEEVRGGARGGGGGGVAGLSLAVLQEEEEDEEEMTLEMFDNSSVQFELDIEPRLKPSLIGGGVGGGGGGGGGGVNDSQDVSFSQTTKGMQPLKDSVSELEMMTRAVWPQEEYIVEYSLEYGFLRLSQSTRQRLNIPVMVVTLDPMKDECFGDSFSRFLLDEFLGYDDILMSSVKALAENEENKGFLRNVVSGEHYRFVSMWMARTSYLAAFVIMVIFTLSVSMLLRYSHHQIFVFIVDLLQMLEMNMTIAFPAAPLLTVILALVGMEAIMSEFFNDTTTAFYIILIVWLADQYDAICCHTNTSKRHWLRFFYLYHFAFYAYHYRFNGQYSSLALVTSWLFIQHSMIYFFHHYELPAILQQIRIQEMLLQNQQAGQANQTALQDNLNNNHSAAAAAAAGPGPGPGPGPGPANTTQPGPSTTQPGPQTDPQLSSSSPAAGGGGEVRSELNWVAQTAAIITEALSSNQHPASADPANGGDGQGASGGQGSAGTAEVSVVAEIWMGGGGGGGGASEEDPNIVSVEIKTTAGGADPSPSPPIRGLQPAEAGSIEATPPQTDCPPSQSPGTDWDCRAAQQQQQQQQSSSQTPS; this is encoded by the exons GCGCTCTTCGTCCTCTTCATCCTCGCCTACATCCACATTGccttctctcgctctcccaTAAACTGTCTGGAAGTGGTGAGGGAACGCTGGCCTCGTGACGGCATCCTGCGGGTCGAGATCCAGAGGAACTCCAGCCGAGCCTCCGTCTTTCTGCAGTACTACGACTCCGCGGGCcttcaggaggagctggaggttgaggaggtgagaggaggagcaagaggaggaggaggaggaggagtggcaGGGCTTAGCCtggctgtgctgcaggaggaagaggaagatgaggaggagatgaCCCTGGAGATGTTTGACAACAGCTCAGTGCAG tttgagctGGACATTGAGCCTCGTCTGAAGCCATCTCTGATTGGAGGaggtgttggaggaggaggaggaggaggaggaggaggagtaaaCGACAGCCAGGATGTCTCCTTCAGCCAGACCACTAAAGGTATGCAGCCGCTGAAGGACTCAGTGTCTGAGCTGGAGATGATGACCAGAGCAG TGTGGCCTCAGGAGGAGTACATCGTGGAGTATTCTCTGGAGTACGGCTTCCTGCGTCTGTCTCAGAGCACCCGACAGAGACTCAACATCCCCGTCATGGTGGTCACTCTGG ATCCCATGAAGGATGAGTGTTTTGGCGACAGCTTTAGCCGCTTCCTGCTGGATGAGTTTCTGGGGTATGACGACATCCTGATGTCCAGTGTAAAGGCGCTCGCTGAAAACGAGGAGAACAAAG GATTTCTGAGAAATGTGGTGTCTGGAGAACATTACCGCTTCGTCAGCATGTGGATGGCCAGAACCTCCTATCTGGCTGCTTTCGTCATCATGGTCATATTT actCTGTCGGTGTCCATGCTGCTCAGATACTCTCACCACCAGATCTTCGTCTTTATTG TGGATCTTCTTCAGATGTTGGAGATGAACATGACCATTGCCTTCCCAGCAGCTCCCCTGCTCACTGTCATCCTGGCCCTAGTGG GCATGGAGGCCATAATGTCGGAATTCTTCAATGACACAACAACGGCCTTCTACATCATCCTCATCGTCTGGTTGGCCGATCAGTACGACGCCATCTGCTGCCACACCAACACCAGCAAACGTCATTGGCTGAG GTTCTTCTATCTGTACCACTTTGCCTTCTATGCCTATCACTACCGCTTCAACGGTCAGTACAGCAGTCTGGCCCTGGTCACCTCCTGGCTCTTCATCCAG cactCCATGAtctacttcttccaccactacGAGCTTCCTGCCATCCTGCAGCAGATCAGGATCCaggagatgctgctgcagaaccAGCAGGCCGGTCAGGCCAACCAGACGGCCCTGCAGGACAACctcaacaacaaccacagtgctgctgctgctgctgctgcaggaccaggaccaggaccaggaccaggacctgGACCTGCAAACACTACCCAACCAGGACCCAGCACCACCCAGCCGGGCCCTCAGACCGACccccagctctcctcctcctctccagcagcaggaggtggaggggaggtgAGGTCGGAGCTGAACTGGGTCGCTCAGACGGCCGCCATCATCACTGAAGCTCTGTCATCCAACCAGCACCCCGCCTCCGCTGATCCTGCCAATGGAGGGGATGGACAAGGCGCATCaggaggtcaggggtcagcaGGAACAGCGGAGGTCAGTGTGGTGGCCGAAATCTGgatggggggaggaggaggaggaggaggagcaagtGAAGAAGATCCAAACATTGTTTCAGTAGAAATTAAAACCACAGCAGGAGGAGCCGATCCTTCACCCAGCCCTCCAATCAGAGGGCTCCAGCCGGCGGAGGCAGGGTCCATAGAGGCAACCCCCCCGCAGACAGACTGCCCCCCCTCACAGAGTCCAGGTACAGACTGGgactgcagagcagcacagcagcagcagcagcagcagcagagctcctcaCAGACCCCGTCCTGA